TGGGCCACGTTCCGCGGGAACCCGTCGAGCAGGAAGCCGTTCGCGGCGTCCGGCTGCTCCATGCGGTCCTTGGCCATCCCGATGGTCACCTCGTCGGGCACCAGGTCGCCGGCGTCCATGAACGCCTTGGCCTTCAGACCCAGCTCCGTGCCCTGCGAGATGTTGGCGCGGAACAGGTCGCCCGTGGAGATGTGCGGGATGTCCAGGTTCTTGGCAAGGAACGCGGCCTGCGTACCCTTACCGGCCCCGGGCGGTCCGACGAGGACGATTCGCATCAGCGGAGGAACCCTTCGTAATTGCGCTGCTGGAGCTGGCTCTCGATCTGCTTCACGGTCTCCAGCCCCACACCCACGATGATGAGGATGCTCGTCCCGCCGAACGGGAAGTTGGCATTGGCGCCACCGAAGCCTGCCAACGCCATCGTCGGCACAAGAGCGATCAGACCCAGATACAGCGAGCCCGGCCAAGTGATCCGGTTGAGCACGTAGCTCAGGTACTCGGCAGTAGGTCGACCAGCCCGGATACCCGGGATGAAGCCACCATACTTCTTCATGTTGTCCGCGACTTCCTCGGGGTTGAACGAGATCGCCACATAGAAGAAGGCGAAGAACACGATCAGAAGGAAGTACGCGGCGATGTAGTAGGGGTGGTCACCCTTGACGAAGTGGGCTTCGATCCAGGTTTTCCAGCCCGCCGTCGAGTTCGAGAACTGCGCGATCAAGGCCGGGATGTAGAGCAGCGACGAGGCGAAGATGACAGGAATCACACCCGCCTGGTTCACCTTGAGAGGGATATAAGTGGACGTTCCGCCGTAGGACCTGCGGCCGATCATCCGCTTCGCGTACTGCACCGGGATACGGCGCTGGGCCTGCTCGACGAAGACCACGAGACCGACCATCGCGAATCCGACGAGGATCACGGTGCCGAATTCGATCCAGCCGTCGGCCAGGTCGCCCTCGACCTTGATCTTCCAGAGCGCGCCGGGGAAACCGGCCGCGATCGAGATGAACATCAGGATCGACATGCCGTTGCCGATGCCGCGGTCGGTGATCAGCTCGCCGAGCCACATGACGAAGGCGGTGCCCGCGGTCATCGTGATGACCATTGTCACAGTGGTGAAGATCGACTGGTCCGGCACGACCTGCCCGGCGACGGAGCAGCCGCTGAAGAGCGCGCCGGTACGGGCCGTCGCGACCAGACCGGTGCCCTGGAGGATCGCCAGGGCGACCGTCAGATAACGCGTGTACTGCGTGATCTTGGCGGTGCCGGACTGACCCTCCTTCTTGAGGGCCTCCAGACGCGGGATGACGACGGTCAGCAGCTGAAGGATGATGCTCGCCGTGATGTACGGCATGATGCCGAGCGCGAAGATGGTGATCTGCAGCAGCGCGCCGCCGCTGAACATGTTCACCAGGCCGAACAGGCTGTTGTTGCCCTGGCTCGCCTCGTCCACGCACTGCTGGACCGAGGAGTAGTCGACGCCGGGCACCGGGATGTGTGCTCCGAGCCGGTACAGCACGATGATGCCGAGCGTGAAGAGCAGCTTCTTGCGCAGGTCGGGCGTCTTGAACGCCCGGGCGAACGCGGTGAGCACGGTGCCTCCTGCGACCCCCGCGTGAGAGCGCGTGAGGTGACGGTTTGTAAGTGAGCGGGGTACAGAACACGGCAGTCCCACGCTCTGAGCGCAGACTGCCGGGCAAGCTAACAGCGGCTACCATACCCGCCCCCACGGCGAGCGGGAAACGTCCGCCGAGGAGCCGGGACCCGGCATGCATCGCAAACAAGCCTGGCCGGCTCCCCCGAGGGGGAACCGGCCAGGCTCAGTGCTGTCGTGCCGAGGCTCAGACGAGCTCGGTGACGGTGCCGCCGGCGGCGGCGATCTTCTCCTTGGCGGAGCCGGAGACGGCGTCGACCGTCACCTGCAGCGCCACGGTGATCTCGCCGGTGCCGAGCACCTTGACGAGGCTGTTCTTGCGCACCGCGCCCTTGGCGACCAGGTCGGCCACCGTGACCTCTCCACCCTCGGGGTAGAGAGCGCCGAGCTTGTCCAGGTTCACGACCTGGTACTCGGTGCGGAAGGGGTTCTTGAAGCCCTTCAGCTTCGGGAGGCGCATGTGGAGGGGCATCTGCCCACCCTCGAAGCGCTCCGGAACCTGGTAGCGGGCCTTCGTGCCCTTCGTACCACGACCGGCCGTCTTACCCTTCGACGCCTCACCACGACCCACACGGGTCTTGGCGGTCTTGGCGCCCGGGGCGGGACGGAGGTTGTGGACCTTCAGCGGGTTCTGCTCCGCCATGTCAGTCGACCTCCTCGACCGTCACGAGGTGGCGGACGGTGTGCACCATTCCGCGGAACTCGGGGCGGTCCTCCTTGACGACCACGTCGTTCAGGCGCTTGAGCCCGAGCGAACGCAGGGTGTCGCGGTGGTTCTGCTTGCTGCCGATGTACGACTTCGTCTGCGTGATCTTGAGACGGGCCATTACGCACCCGCTCCCGCACGTGCACGAAGCAGAGCCGCGGGGGCGACGTCCTCGAGCGGCAGACCACGGCGAGCCGCGATCTCCTCGGGACGCTGCAGGCCCTTCAGGGCCTCCACGGTCGCGTGCACGATGTTGATCGCGTTGTCGGAGCCGAGCGACTTCGACAGGATGTCGTGAACGCCGGCGCACTCGAGCACGGCGCGCACCGGGCCACCGGCGATAACACCGGTACCGGGGGAAGCCGGCTTGAGCAGGACGACGCCCGCGGCCTTCTCGCCCTGGATCGGGTGCGGGATGGTGCCCTGGATGCGGGGGACCTTGAAGAAGTTCTTCTTGGCCTCTTCCACGCCCTTGGCGATGGCCGCGGGAACTTCCTTGGCCTTGCCGTAACCGACACCTACGGTGCCGTCACCGTCGCCCACCACGACCAGCGCGGTGAAGCTGAAGCGGCGACCACCCTTGACAACCTTGGCGACGCGGTTGATCGCGACAACGCGCTCAACGTACGCGGTCTTCTCGGCGGCAGCGCCACCGTCGCGACCCTTCCGGTCCCGCCGCTCGCCGCCACCGGCACCGCTGCCGCGGCGCTGGGGTCCAGCCATTGGATTACCTCTCTCTGTTACGTCCGTTAGTCCCGGAACCGGGGCTTAGAACTTCAGCCCGGCTTCGCGGGCGGCGTCAGCCAGAGCGGCAATGCGCCCGGCGTACCTGTTGCCACCACGGTCGAACACGACGGCCTCGACGCCGGCGGCCTTGGCGCGCTCGGCGACCAGGGCTCCGACCTGCTTGGCCTGCGCGGACTTGTCACCCTCGCCACCGCGGATCGACGCGTCCAGGTTCGACGCGGACGCAAGGGTGTGGCCCTTGAGGTCGTCGATGACCTGAGCGGTGATACCGCGGTTGGAACGCGTCACGACGAGGCGCGGACGCTCCGCCGTACCCGACACGTGCTTGCGGATGCGCATGTGGCGACGCGCCTTGGCAGCGCGCTTGTAAGCGTCGCCCTTGGCGATCTTCACACCGTATGCCATGGCTTACTTACCAGCCTTTCCGACCTTGCGGCGGATGACCTCGCCCGCGTACTTCACGCCCTTGGCCTTGTACGGGTCGGGCTTGCGAAGCTTGCGGATGTTGGCGGCGACCTCGCCGACCTTCTGCTTGTCGATGCCCTCGACCGAGAACTTGGTCGGCGACTCGACCTTGAAGGAGATGCCCTCGGGCGCCTCCACCAGGATCGAGTGGCTGTAACCGAGCTGGAACTCCAGGTTGGAGCCCTTCGCGGCGACGCGGTAACCGACACCGCTGATCTCGAGCGCCTTCGTGTACCCCTGGGTCACACCGGTGATCATGTTGGCCACCAGCGTGCGGGACAGGCCGTGAAGGGCCTTGTTCTGACGCTCGTCGTTCGGACGGGTGACGTTGAGAACGCCCTCCTCGCCCTTAACGATCTCGATCGGCGCGGCGACGGTGTGGGTCAGGGTGCCCTTGGAACCCTTGACCGTGACCGTGCGGCCCTCGATGGTGACGTCCACGCCGGCGGGAACCGTGATGGGGAGCTTGCCAATACGCGACATTAGCTATTCCTCCGTTCCCGACTACCAGACGTAGGCGAGGACTTCCCCACCCACGCCCTTCTTCTGCGCCTGCTGGCCGGTCAGGAGACCGTGGGACGTGGAGATGATCGCCACGCCCAGGCCGCCGAGAACCTTCGGCAGGTTGGTGGACTTCGCGTAAACCCGGAGGCCGGGCTTCGAGATCCGCTTGATGCCCGCGATGGAGCGCTCACGGTTCGGACCGAACTTGAGCTCGAGGACGAGGTTCTTGCCGACCTCGGCGTCCTCGACCTTCCAGCCCGTGATGAAGCCCTCCTGCTGGAGGATTTCCGCGATGTGAGACTTGATCTTGCTGTGCGGCATCGCCACGGTGTCGTGGTACGCCGAGTTCGCGTTACGCAGACGAGTCAGCATGTCCGCGATCGGATCAGTCATGGTCATGAATTGGCCTTCGGCCTCTCTCGCCGGGGTTTCCTGTATGCGCCATCCCTCTCCCCACACAGGGGCGGGACGGGTGCGGCGCGGGGACCTACGGCGTAGTAAGTCGGTAGGGCGGCGGACGCCCAACCCTCCTAGCCTAAGCCATGGAGGGATGGGCAACCGCCAACCCAATACTTACCGAGAGACTCCGGTCATCCCTGAAAAGCAGGGACTACCAGGAGCTCTTGGTCACGCCCGGCAGCTCGCCACGGTGAGCCATCTCACGAAGGCACACGCGGCACAGGCCGAACTTGCGGTACACGGAGTGGGGACGACCACAGCGCTGGCAGCGCGTGTAGCCACGCACACCGAACTTGGGCTTGCGAGCAGCCTTCGCGATGAGAGCCTTCTTCGCCATCTCGCTTACGCCTCCTTGAACGGGAAGCCGAGGTGACGCAGAAGGGCACGGCCCTCGTCGTCGTTGGTCGCCGTGGTGACCACGGTGATGTCCATACCCCGGACACGGTCGATCTTGTCCTGGTCGATCTCGTGGAACATGACCTGCTCCGTGAGACCGAAGGTGTAGTTGCCACGGCCGTCGAACTGCTTGGGGGACAGGCCACGGAAGTCGCGGATGCGCGGCAGCGCGAGCGACAGGGTGCGGTCCAGGAACTCCCACATGCGGTCGCCACGGAGCGTGACGTGGGCACCGATCGGCTGACCCTCACGCAGCTTGAACTGCGCGATGGACTTGCGGGCCTTGGTGACGGCCGGCTTCTGACCGGTGATCGTGGTGAGATCGCGGATCGCACCGTCGATCAGCTTGGAGTCACGGGCGGCGTCGCCGACACCCATGTTCACCACGATCTTCACGAGGCCGGGGATCTGCATGACGTTCTCGTAGGAGAACTCCTCACGCAGCTTGCCCGCGATCTCCTCGCGGTACTTCGTCTTGAGACGCGGAGTGGTGGTAGCCATCAGATGTCCTCACCCGTCCGCTTGGCAACGCGGATCTTGTTGCCCTCGTCGTCGAAGCGGTAACCGACACGCGTGACGACCTTCTTGCCGTCCTTCTCCACGACCAGCTGGACGTTGGAGACGTGGACCGGAGCCTCGGTCGTGACGATGCCACCGGCCTGCGACGGGCCGGCCTTGGTG
This sequence is a window from Streptomyces sp. HUAS YS2. Protein-coding genes within it:
- a CDS encoding type Z 30S ribosomal protein S14, yielding MAKKALIAKAARKPKFGVRGYTRCQRCGRPHSVYRKFGLCRVCLREMAHRGELPGVTKSSW
- the rpmD gene encoding 50S ribosomal protein L30; protein product: MARLKITQTKSYIGSKQNHRDTLRSLGLKRLNDVVVKEDRPEFRGMVHTVRHLVTVEEVD
- the rplE gene encoding 50S ribosomal protein L5, encoding MMATTTPRLKTKYREEIAGKLREEFSYENVMQIPGLVKIVVNMGVGDAARDSKLIDGAIRDLTTITGQKPAVTKARKSIAQFKLREGQPIGAHVTLRGDRMWEFLDRTLSLALPRIRDFRGLSPKQFDGRGNYTFGLTEQVMFHEIDQDKIDRVRGMDITVVTTATNDDEGRALLRHLGFPFKEA
- the rpsH gene encoding 30S ribosomal protein S8 produces the protein MTMTDPIADMLTRLRNANSAYHDTVAMPHSKIKSHIAEILQQEGFITGWKVEDAEVGKNLVLELKFGPNRERSIAGIKRISKPGLRVYAKSTNLPKVLGGLGVAIISTSHGLLTGQQAQKKGVGGEVLAYVW
- the rplO gene encoding 50S ribosomal protein L15, with the protein product MAEQNPLKVHNLRPAPGAKTAKTRVGRGEASKGKTAGRGTKGTKARYQVPERFEGGQMPLHMRLPKLKGFKNPFRTEYQVVNLDKLGALYPEGGEVTVADLVAKGAVRKNSLVKVLGTGEITVALQVTVDAVSGSAKEKIAAAGGTVTELV
- the rplX gene encoding 50S ribosomal protein L24: MKIKKGDLVQVITGKDKGKQGKVISAFPRENRVLVEGVNRVKKHTKAGPSQAGGIVTTEAPVHVSNVQLVVEKDGKKVVTRVGYRFDDEGNKIRVAKRTGEDI
- the secY gene encoding preprotein translocase subunit SecY, with product MLTAFARAFKTPDLRKKLLFTLGIIVLYRLGAHIPVPGVDYSSVQQCVDEASQGNNSLFGLVNMFSGGALLQITIFALGIMPYITASIILQLLTVVIPRLEALKKEGQSGTAKITQYTRYLTVALAILQGTGLVATARTGALFSGCSVAGQVVPDQSIFTTVTMVITMTAGTAFVMWLGELITDRGIGNGMSILMFISIAAGFPGALWKIKVEGDLADGWIEFGTVILVGFAMVGLVVFVEQAQRRIPVQYAKRMIGRRSYGGTSTYIPLKVNQAGVIPVIFASSLLYIPALIAQFSNSTAGWKTWIEAHFVKGDHPYYIAAYFLLIVFFAFFYVAISFNPEEVADNMKKYGGFIPGIRAGRPTAEYLSYVLNRITWPGSLYLGLIALVPTMALAGFGGANANFPFGGTSILIIVGVGLETVKQIESQLQQRNYEGFLR
- the rpsE gene encoding 30S ribosomal protein S5; amino-acid sequence: MAGPQRRGSGAGGGERRDRKGRDGGAAAEKTAYVERVVAINRVAKVVKGGRRFSFTALVVVGDGDGTVGVGYGKAKEVPAAIAKGVEEAKKNFFKVPRIQGTIPHPIQGEKAAGVVLLKPASPGTGVIAGGPVRAVLECAGVHDILSKSLGSDNAINIVHATVEALKGLQRPEEIAARRGLPLEDVAPAALLRARAGAGA
- the rplR gene encoding 50S ribosomal protein L18, producing the protein MAYGVKIAKGDAYKRAAKARRHMRIRKHVSGTAERPRLVVTRSNRGITAQVIDDLKGHTLASASNLDASIRGGEGDKSAQAKQVGALVAERAKAAGVEAVVFDRGGNRYAGRIAALADAAREAGLKF
- the rplF gene encoding 50S ribosomal protein L6 → MSRIGKLPITVPAGVDVTIEGRTVTVKGSKGTLTHTVAAPIEIVKGEEGVLNVTRPNDERQNKALHGLSRTLVANMITGVTQGYTKALEISGVGYRVAAKGSNLEFQLGYSHSILVEAPEGISFKVESPTKFSVEGIDKQKVGEVAANIRKLRKPDPYKAKGVKYAGEVIRRKVGKAGK